One window of the Mycobacterium sp. SVM_VP21 genome contains the following:
- a CDS encoding phage major capsid protein, whose product MSGIELTTPLTTVAWAQDKFSFTPGDVVPEALILKTSTVSGHIEGDRPSLRVAYVKDDESAAYVAEGAEITDSAPELSEVVIHTKKLARLVSISNEQHRQPETPGQTAQSVARDLIRKADLSYLSEVAPTPPATGSTGLLHTAGVVDGGEVAANLDGLVDLVAELEANLAHPGYIVVDPRTWASLRKLKVGGDQINASLLGAGTTDAVPMLLSLPVLRSPFIPANSGLVIDPSAIVSAVGQVNIAQSDHALFANDAVLLRATWSIGWAVMRPERVGRFTVDPGDSDGS is encoded by the coding sequence GTGTCCGGTATCGAACTCACCACCCCGCTCACCACAGTCGCCTGGGCGCAAGACAAGTTCTCGTTCACACCCGGTGATGTCGTCCCCGAAGCCCTCATCCTCAAGACCAGCACCGTCTCCGGGCACATCGAGGGAGACCGGCCATCTCTGCGGGTCGCCTACGTCAAGGACGACGAGTCCGCGGCCTACGTGGCCGAAGGCGCCGAGATCACCGACTCCGCCCCGGAACTGTCCGAGGTCGTCATCCACACGAAGAAACTCGCCCGCCTGGTCTCAATCTCCAACGAACAGCACCGCCAGCCCGAAACCCCCGGCCAGACCGCGCAATCCGTCGCCCGCGACCTCATCCGCAAGGCCGACCTGTCCTATCTCAGTGAGGTCGCACCCACACCGCCGGCCACCGGCTCCACCGGCCTGTTGCACACCGCTGGCGTGGTCGACGGCGGTGAAGTCGCGGCCAACCTCGACGGCCTCGTTGACCTCGTTGCCGAACTCGAAGCCAACCTTGCGCACCCCGGATACATCGTCGTAGACCCCCGCACCTGGGCCAGCCTGCGCAAGCTCAAGGTTGGTGGCGACCAGATCAACGCCTCCCTGCTCGGTGCCGGAACCACCGACGCCGTACCCATGCTGCTGAGCCTGCCGGTGCTGCGCTCCCCGTTCATCCCCGCCAACAGCGGCCTGGTCATCGACCCCAGCGCCATCGTCTCGGCAGTCGGGCAGGTCAACATCGCCCAATCCGATCACGCCCTGTTCGCCAACGACGCGGTCCTGCTGCGGGCAACGTGGTCCATCGGCTGGGCAGTTATGCGCCCCGAACGCGTCGGCCGGTTCACCGTCGACCCCGGCGACAGCGACGGCAGCTAA
- the rfbA gene encoding glucose-1-phosphate thymidylyltransferase RfbA yields the protein MRGIILAGGSGTRLHPITMGVSKQLLPVYDKPLVYYPLCTLMLAGIRDIQVITTGHDAPAFQRLLGDGSAFGVDISYAIQEQPDGLARAFVIGADHIGTDSVALVLGDNIFYGAGLGTSLRRHQSLSGAVIFAYWMADPSAYGVVEFDGDGTAVSVVEKPRAPSSHYAIPGLYFYDNDVVEIAKGLKPSARGEYEITDINQTYLDQGRLTVETLARGTAWLDTGTFDSLLDAGDYVRTVERRQGLKIGVPEEVAWRMGFIDDAALADRAAGLCKSGYGDYLIGLLDRR from the coding sequence ATGCGCGGGATCATCCTGGCCGGTGGCTCCGGCACCCGCCTGCATCCGATCACCATGGGCGTGAGCAAGCAGCTGCTGCCGGTGTACGACAAGCCACTGGTCTACTACCCGCTGTGCACGCTGATGCTGGCGGGCATTCGGGACATCCAGGTGATCACCACCGGTCACGACGCGCCTGCCTTCCAGCGACTGCTGGGCGACGGCAGCGCATTCGGAGTCGACATCAGCTACGCCATCCAGGAGCAGCCCGATGGTTTGGCGCGCGCTTTCGTGATCGGCGCCGACCACATCGGCACCGACTCTGTCGCGCTGGTGTTGGGGGACAACATTTTCTACGGCGCCGGTTTGGGGACCAGCCTGCGGCGTCACCAATCCCTTTCCGGTGCAGTTATTTTCGCCTACTGGATGGCGGACCCATCGGCCTATGGTGTGGTTGAGTTCGACGGGGACGGTACGGCGGTGTCGGTAGTGGAGAAGCCGAGGGCACCCAGCTCCCACTACGCGATACCCGGGCTGTACTTCTATGACAACGACGTCGTCGAAATCGCGAAGGGCCTCAAGCCTTCCGCCCGCGGCGAGTACGAGATCACCGACATCAACCAGACCTACCTCGATCAGGGCCGGCTCACGGTCGAGACACTGGCACGGGGCACCGCATGGCTGGACACCGGGACTTTTGACTCGCTGCTTGACGCCGGTGATTACGTCCGCACTGTCGAGCGCCGCCAGGGCCTCAAGATCGGTGTTCCCGAAGAGGTGGCCTGGCGGATGGGTTTCATCGACGACGCCGCACTCGCCGACCGTGCTGCGGGGCTGTGCAAGTCCGGCTATGGCGACTACCTGATCGGGTTGTTGGATCGTCGGTAA
- the dcd gene encoding dCTP deaminase yields MLLSDRDLRAEIAAGRLGIDPFDDALVQPSSVDVRLDSLFRVFNNTRYTHIDPAKQQDELTTLVEPKPGEPFVLHPGEFVLGSTLECCTLPEDLAGRLEGKSSLGRLGLLTHSTAGFIDPGFSGHITLELSNVANLPITLWPGMKIGQLCLLRLTSPAEHPYGSTRVGSKYQGQRGPTPSRSYQNFIKSG; encoded by the coding sequence GTGCTGCTTTCCGATCGCGATCTGCGGGCCGAAATCGCTGCTGGCCGGCTGGGCATCGACCCGTTCGACGACGCGCTGGTACAGCCGTCCAGTGTGGACGTCCGCCTCGACAGCCTGTTCCGGGTGTTCAACAACACCCGCTACACCCACATTGACCCGGCCAAACAGCAAGACGAGCTGACCACGCTGGTCGAACCCAAACCCGGCGAGCCGTTCGTGTTGCATCCCGGTGAGTTCGTGCTGGGCTCCACCCTGGAGTGCTGCACCCTGCCGGAGGATCTGGCCGGCCGGCTGGAGGGCAAATCAAGCCTGGGCCGGCTCGGCCTGTTGACCCATTCCACCGCGGGTTTCATCGACCCCGGCTTCTCCGGGCACATCACCTTGGAGCTTTCCAACGTGGCAAACCTGCCGATCACATTGTGGCCGGGTATGAAGATCGGCCAGCTGTGTCTGCTGCGGCTGACCAGTCCGGCGGAGCACCCTTACGGCAGTACGCGCGTAGGGTCGAAATATCAGGGCCAGCGCGGGCCGACGCCGTCCCGCTCGTACCAGAACTTCATCAAGTCCGGTTAG
- a CDS encoding DUF2742 domain-containing protein produces MTSSVQVSWPEVNRFITEVIKAATYAPLPIAGTPAWCELADTDMRKLIALAVAGEHHVLRCDLAQEAAADASKTIATAEDWPAIARQIRAGRGDAYVPRRKESA; encoded by the coding sequence ATGACCAGCAGTGTCCAAGTGTCGTGGCCGGAGGTGAATCGGTTCATCACCGAGGTGATCAAGGCCGCCACCTACGCCCCGCTGCCGATCGCCGGCACCCCGGCATGGTGCGAGCTGGCCGATACCGACATGCGCAAGCTCATCGCCCTCGCCGTCGCCGGAGAGCACCACGTCCTGCGTTGCGATCTTGCCCAGGAAGCTGCCGCTGACGCATCGAAAACCATTGCCACCGCTGAGGACTGGCCCGCGATTGCCCGCCAGATCCGGGCCGGCCGCGGCGACGCATACGTTCCACGACGAAAGGAGTCCGCGTGA
- a CDS encoding phage/plasmid primase, P4 family has product MTDDNNVVPIGTANKKTTPKPLGAVPERPLYPSPDAPLEVARKLYKKFTLPTGRTLVSHRGDWQRWNGQQWSTEDAAHLRSTIYSRLGEVDYERPIREKGITVDYERTPWNPNRNKVANVLEALAAVAHLSADVDAPAWIGDHDTASPPGEVIACTNGLLSLADRQLHPHTPAFYNTVSVPFAYQADAPEPKVWLEFLASIWPDDPASIALLQEWIGYIVTGRTDQQKILLLIGPTRSGKGTIARMIRNLIGRGHVTGPTLASLGTNFGLAPLMGKPLAIIADARLGGTTVHTIVERLLSISGEDVLTVDRKFRDPWSGKLSTRLMILSNEVPRFSDASGAIANRLLVLQMRNSFLGREDRTLDARITAELPGILNWALEGLDRLASKQHFTVPKSSGEATTMLMDLASPVSAFVRDCCVRAEGASVERDRLYGAWKAWCVDSGHESGSKATFGRNLAAVVPDLGTSKPRVNGIQIRYYTNIGLSPASPASPGIPAGQSPASEARPPVSPPVPEQQQFPAETGEAGTGASNSEVTPQVNQGEAGEARKSPLSAVPQNADRPKVSCQKWFNHHVEQLIAAGTTLTESFAVITAGQAAGYTKHQIHTAASGHPTLKALGRGQWSLTGEHNPYPSTDDFITTYLNQLPANTIEVDRDHFRAAGEAAGYAWEALRKAIRNQPRITSTMGPNAVWRINDPQEGTA; this is encoded by the coding sequence GTGACCGACGACAACAACGTGGTGCCCATCGGCACCGCGAACAAGAAGACCACCCCGAAACCGTTGGGTGCTGTACCGGAACGCCCCCTGTACCCGTCCCCGGACGCACCCCTTGAGGTAGCCCGCAAGCTGTACAAGAAATTCACGCTCCCCACTGGCCGCACCCTGGTCTCCCACCGTGGCGACTGGCAGCGCTGGAACGGACAGCAGTGGTCGACCGAGGACGCCGCGCACCTACGCAGCACCATCTACTCCCGCCTCGGCGAGGTCGACTACGAGCGCCCGATCCGGGAGAAGGGCATCACTGTCGACTACGAACGCACCCCGTGGAACCCCAACCGAAACAAGGTCGCTAACGTGCTGGAAGCACTCGCCGCTGTAGCGCACCTCAGCGCTGACGTCGACGCCCCGGCATGGATCGGCGACCACGACACCGCTTCACCGCCCGGTGAGGTGATCGCCTGCACCAACGGGTTGCTGTCCCTCGCTGATCGACAACTGCACCCGCACACCCCGGCGTTCTACAACACCGTCTCTGTGCCGTTCGCCTACCAGGCCGACGCCCCCGAGCCGAAAGTGTGGCTGGAGTTCCTGGCCTCGATCTGGCCCGACGACCCCGCCAGCATCGCCCTGCTACAGGAGTGGATCGGCTACATCGTCACCGGCCGCACCGACCAGCAGAAGATCCTGCTCCTGATCGGCCCCACCCGCAGCGGGAAGGGCACCATCGCCCGGATGATCCGCAACCTCATCGGACGCGGCCACGTCACTGGCCCCACCCTGGCCTCCCTGGGCACCAACTTCGGGCTGGCCCCGCTGATGGGCAAGCCGCTGGCCATCATCGCCGACGCACGACTCGGCGGGACCACCGTCCACACCATCGTCGAACGCCTGCTGTCCATCTCCGGCGAGGACGTGCTGACCGTTGACCGTAAGTTCCGTGACCCCTGGTCGGGCAAGCTGTCCACCCGCCTGATGATCCTGTCCAACGAGGTACCACGGTTCTCGGACGCCTCCGGTGCCATCGCCAACCGGCTCCTGGTCCTCCAGATGCGCAACAGCTTCCTGGGCCGCGAGGACCGCACCCTGGATGCCCGCATTACCGCCGAGCTACCCGGCATCCTCAACTGGGCGCTGGAAGGCCTCGACCGCCTCGCCAGCAAACAACACTTCACGGTCCCGAAGTCCTCCGGCGAAGCCACCACCATGCTCATGGATCTGGCGTCCCCGGTGTCGGCGTTCGTCCGGGACTGCTGTGTACGCGCCGAGGGGGCCAGCGTTGAGCGTGACCGCCTCTACGGAGCGTGGAAGGCATGGTGCGTCGACAGCGGCCACGAATCCGGCAGCAAGGCCACGTTCGGCCGCAACCTCGCCGCCGTCGTCCCCGATCTCGGCACCTCCAAGCCGCGGGTCAACGGCATTCAGATTCGCTATTACACCAACATTGGACTTTCGCCTGCCTCACCTGCCTCACCCGGAATACCTGCTGGTCAAAGCCCCGCAAGTGAGGCACGCCCGCCTGTCTCACCACCTGTCCCAGAACAGCAACAGTTTCCCGCCGAAACCGGTGAGGCAGGAACGGGTGCCTCAAATAGTGAGGTAACTCCGCAGGTCAACCAGGGTGAGGCAGGTGAGGCACGCAAATCGCCACTGTCAGCCGTACCGCAAAACGCAGACCGTCCCAAGGTGTCGTGTCAGAAATGGTTCAACCACCACGTCGAACAGCTCATCGCGGCCGGCACCACCCTCACCGAATCGTTTGCTGTGATCACCGCCGGCCAAGCCGCCGGATACACCAAACACCAGATCCACACCGCCGCTAGCGGACACCCCACCCTCAAGGCCCTCGGCCGCGGACAGTGGTCACTCACCGGCGAACACAACCCGTACCCCAGCACCGACGACTTCATCACCACCTACCTCAACCAGCTCCCAGCAAACACCATCGAGGTAGACCGCGACCACTTCCGTGCCGCCGGGGAAGCCGCCGGCTACGCCTGGGAAGCCCTACGCAAGGCGATCCGCAACCAGCCCCGGATCACCTCAACGATGGGACCGAACGCGGTATGGCGCATCAACGACCCGCAGGAGGGCACCGCGTGA
- a CDS encoding DUF6011 domain-containing protein — protein MRCRGCGRWLTDPASVQAGIGPLCASREIG, from the coding sequence ATGCGGTGCAGGGGCTGTGGCAGGTGGTTGACCGATCCTGCCAGCGTCCAGGCCGGTATCGGACCCCTGTGTGCATCACGGGAGATCGGATGA
- a CDS encoding excisionase family DNA-binding protein gives MTPELQKEVDRLNSRLWPVEEVMKRLSVGRSMVFELMANGQLRSVKVGRRRLVSEAAINEYIARIDQGGDAA, from the coding sequence CTGACACCGGAGCTACAGAAGGAAGTCGACCGGCTCAACAGTCGGTTGTGGCCCGTTGAGGAAGTCATGAAACGGCTGTCAGTCGGCCGGAGCATGGTGTTCGAGCTGATGGCCAACGGACAGTTGCGCAGCGTGAAAGTTGGACGCCGCCGACTGGTGTCCGAGGCGGCCATCAACGAGTACATCGCCCGAATCGACCAGGGTGGTGATGCGGCTTGA
- a CDS encoding TetR/AcrR family transcriptional regulator, with protein MSLSPRDRLIEAGTRLLDSAGPESLQARKVAAEIGASTMAVYTHFGGMNGLLEAIVSAAFERFGAALASAPKTDDPMADFFVMGHAYRQFALASPQRYRLMFGLAAPQKFHAPEMPVATATFNQLVTAVERIVSTGRVRADDTVELAGRIWSMIHGVVLLELVGTFEQDGRALTHILSPMTIDMFVGMGDSRENAELSLRRAADAIRQ; from the coding sequence GTGAGCTTGAGCCCGCGCGATCGCCTGATCGAGGCCGGTACCCGACTGCTGGACAGTGCCGGCCCCGAGTCTTTGCAGGCCCGGAAGGTTGCCGCCGAGATCGGAGCCTCCACCATGGCCGTCTACACGCACTTCGGCGGGATGAACGGCCTGCTGGAGGCGATCGTCTCCGCCGCATTCGAACGTTTCGGCGCAGCGCTGGCGTCCGCCCCCAAGACCGACGATCCGATGGCCGACTTCTTCGTCATGGGCCACGCCTATCGACAGTTCGCGCTAGCCAGCCCGCAGCGCTATCGGCTGATGTTCGGCCTCGCCGCACCGCAGAAGTTTCATGCTCCCGAGATGCCGGTGGCGACGGCGACCTTCAACCAACTCGTCACCGCGGTTGAGCGGATCGTCTCCACCGGCCGGGTCCGCGCGGACGACACCGTCGAACTGGCGGGGCGAATCTGGAGCATGATTCACGGTGTGGTGCTGCTGGAACTTGTCGGCACGTTCGAGCAGGACGGCCGGGCCCTGACCCACATTCTCAGTCCGATGACCATCGACATGTTCGTCGGGATGGGCGACAGTCGGGAAAACGCCGAGTTATCGCTCCGGCGGGCGGCCGACGCGATTCGTCAGTGA
- a CDS encoding type II toxin-antitoxin system Phd/YefM family antitoxin codes for MMIDHRDVVSVTELANRSSRLVADAAQGRDIIISKNNRLTAVLMGVDRLQELEDREENLALLSLAVTRMATDNGNRTDLDDFIAELGLTDDVAAIEDDEDD; via the coding sequence ATGATGATCGATCACCGTGACGTTGTCAGCGTCACAGAACTTGCGAACCGCAGCTCTCGGCTAGTTGCCGACGCCGCGCAGGGCCGCGACATCATCATCTCCAAAAACAACCGTCTCACGGCCGTGCTTATGGGTGTCGACCGGTTGCAGGAACTGGAAGACCGTGAAGAGAACCTGGCGCTGTTGTCTCTGGCAGTGACTCGAATGGCAACTGACAACGGCAACCGAACCGACTTGGACGACTTCATAGCAGAGCTGGGCCTCACCGACGACGTGGCTGCGATTGAGGACGACGAGGACGACTAG
- a CDS encoding tyrosine-type recombinase/integrase, translated as MPRQRMAPGEHGKIADRTATEELPNGKTQQIFYATTYLRLHSGKLREREASSRKSAEDARRELKRRIAVELEAGEPTGVIDRTTTLSELFEAWLPAKIAEDRIGERTATLYRDAWRLHGEQQLGELRILELTTSRADAHLKALPSSAGIYLRIILSGMYSMAARFDVVKHNVIRETKTAKPERKPARALTGMELEQVRRAVEVWCGRKGPGPRRGLMLPAFVELLAATGVRPGEVLAVRWADVDLLAKPPTVTVTGTVQDAGRVAGKPLHRQDARKGHAPPHTVVLPAFGAQVLTDLYAVTGPDGTVLKNRDGGLVSLSNIRSSLREALAPHEELRWVTPHSFRRSVATVVRDGLGVEAAQQQLSHAQLATTEGHYVQRVTAGPDTRAVLEQWASNGNG; from the coding sequence ATGCCTAGACAACGCATGGCCCCGGGTGAGCACGGGAAGATCGCCGACCGTACCGCCACGGAGGAACTCCCGAACGGCAAGACTCAGCAGATCTTCTACGCCACAACGTATTTGCGTCTCCACAGTGGGAAGCTGCGGGAGCGTGAGGCGTCGTCGCGCAAGTCAGCGGAGGATGCCCGGCGGGAGCTGAAGCGGCGCATCGCGGTCGAACTCGAGGCCGGGGAACCGACCGGGGTAATTGACCGCACCACCACCTTGTCGGAGTTGTTCGAGGCGTGGTTGCCGGCGAAGATCGCGGAGGACCGGATCGGGGAGCGGACCGCGACCCTGTACCGGGACGCGTGGCGGCTGCATGGTGAGCAGCAGCTCGGGGAGCTGCGGATCTTGGAGTTGACGACGAGCCGTGCCGATGCGCACCTGAAGGCGCTGCCGTCATCGGCGGGGATCTATCTGCGGATCATCTTGTCGGGCATGTACAGCATGGCTGCCCGGTTCGACGTGGTGAAGCACAACGTGATCCGGGAGACCAAGACCGCCAAGCCGGAGCGTAAGCCGGCCAGGGCGCTCACGGGCATGGAGTTGGAGCAGGTGCGGCGGGCCGTCGAGGTGTGGTGCGGGCGGAAGGGGCCGGGGCCGCGGCGGGGCCTGATGTTGCCGGCGTTCGTGGAGCTGCTGGCGGCCACCGGTGTGCGGCCGGGGGAAGTGCTGGCGGTCCGCTGGGCGGATGTTGACCTGCTGGCGAAGCCGCCGACCGTCACCGTCACCGGGACCGTGCAGGACGCGGGGAGGGTGGCCGGTAAGCCGCTGCACCGTCAGGATGCCCGCAAGGGTCACGCCCCGCCGCACACAGTGGTCCTACCGGCGTTCGGCGCCCAGGTGCTCACCGACCTCTACGCGGTCACAGGGCCGGACGGCACGGTGCTGAAGAACAGGGACGGCGGCCTGGTGAGCCTGTCGAACATCCGTTCCTCGCTGCGGGAAGCGCTCGCGCCCCACGAAGAGCTGCGGTGGGTGACGCCGCACAGCTTCCGACGGTCTGTGGCCACCGTCGTTCGGGACGGGCTCGGCGTCGAGGCCGCACAGCAACAGCTGTCGCACGCCCAGCTGGCGACCACCGAAGGGCACTACGTGCAGCGGGTGACGGCGGGGCCGGATACCCGCGCTGTGCTGGAGCAATGGGCCAGCAACGGGAACGGCTGA
- a CDS encoding maleylpyruvate isomerase family mycothiol-dependent enzyme, with the protein MDYAAALVDETRAFGELIRAGDPQLAIPTCPEWNLTQLFRHFGRGNRWAAQIIADRMDGPLDPREVVDGKPPAEPDPALDWLHDGAQRVLDAVAHSGPDTPAWTFMGPRPASWWVRRRLHEATVHRADAALALGGDFALSPELAADGIGELLDLIPALIARNGPALPLADGHSVHLHATDDGLGSAGEWTISRPAGTDTVSWSHEHGKGSVALRGSARDLFLAVMRRVPVADTDIAIFGDAAVWQNWVDHTAF; encoded by the coding sequence GTGGACTACGCCGCAGCATTGGTCGATGAGACGCGCGCGTTCGGGGAGCTGATCCGCGCCGGCGATCCGCAGTTGGCGATCCCCACCTGCCCGGAGTGGAATCTCACGCAACTGTTCCGGCACTTCGGGCGCGGAAACCGTTGGGCCGCACAAATCATCGCCGATCGTATGGACGGTCCCCTGGACCCGCGTGAGGTCGTCGACGGCAAGCCGCCCGCCGAGCCGGACCCAGCTCTTGACTGGCTGCACGACGGCGCGCAACGGGTGTTGGACGCCGTCGCCCACAGTGGGCCGGACACGCCGGCGTGGACGTTCATGGGACCCCGCCCGGCCTCCTGGTGGGTGCGCCGCCGGCTGCACGAGGCGACCGTGCACCGCGCCGATGCCGCGCTGGCGCTCGGGGGTGACTTTGCGCTGTCACCGGAGCTGGCCGCCGACGGGATCGGCGAGTTGCTGGACCTGATCCCCGCACTGATCGCGCGCAACGGACCAGCGTTGCCGCTGGCCGACGGCCACAGCGTGCACCTGCACGCCACCGATGACGGCCTCGGGTCGGCAGGGGAGTGGACCATCAGCCGGCCGGCTGGGACCGACACGGTGAGCTGGTCGCACGAGCACGGCAAAGGTTCGGTGGCCCTAAGGGGTTCGGCCCGCGACCTGTTTTTGGCGGTGATGCGCCGGGTACCGGTGGCCGATACCGACATCGCGATCTTCGGCGACGCCGCGGTGTGGCAGAACTGGGTCGACCACACCGCTTTCTGA
- a CDS encoding nuclear transport factor 2 family protein, producing the protein MSTSEIATVLAWHDALAAGDLDTLEKLSSDDIEVADVGGAGQGHQALRGWAASAQVSAGIGRMYVHDGVVVAELIPAGAGAAQAVAFRVVHDRVTAVFRHQDLDSALAATDLNEADRVD; encoded by the coding sequence ATGAGCACATCGGAGATCGCAACGGTCCTCGCCTGGCACGACGCCCTGGCCGCCGGTGATCTGGACACCCTGGAAAAGCTGTCCAGTGACGACATCGAGGTGGCCGACGTCGGCGGCGCCGGGCAGGGGCATCAGGCATTGCGTGGGTGGGCCGCTTCGGCGCAGGTGAGCGCCGGAATCGGCCGGATGTATGTGCACGACGGTGTGGTGGTGGCTGAACTGATCCCCGCGGGGGCGGGTGCAGCCCAGGCGGTCGCCTTCCGGGTGGTACACGATCGCGTCACCGCGGTGTTCCGCCACCAGGACCTGGACAGCGCCTTGGCTGCCACGGACCTCAACGAAGCCGATCGGGTCGACTAG
- a CDS encoding type II toxin-antitoxin system RelE/ParE family toxin: MARVQLTDDAKDDIRGLDGSVRTQVLKDLKKLEVAPSQRGGPLGSRNSGNLTGLRKLYVGPNNGYRAVFAAEGDNLAVVMVVAARADAECYEMAVARLMLMSDQSQQNEMVSLLKSIMGH, translated from the coding sequence ATGGCACGCGTTCAACTGACGGACGATGCGAAGGATGACATCCGAGGCCTCGATGGTTCAGTTCGGACTCAGGTCCTGAAGGACCTCAAGAAGCTTGAAGTCGCCCCGTCTCAGCGTGGCGGTCCCTTGGGCTCCCGGAACAGCGGGAACCTCACCGGGCTTCGAAAGTTGTATGTCGGCCCCAACAATGGATATCGCGCAGTTTTCGCCGCTGAGGGCGACAACTTGGCCGTAGTGATGGTGGTAGCGGCGCGTGCCGACGCCGAATGCTACGAGATGGCGGTAGCGCGGCTGATGCTGATGTCTGACCAAAGCCAGCAGAATGAGATGGTCAGCCTGCTGAAGTCGATAATGGGCCACTGA
- a CDS encoding carotenoid oxygenase family protein yields the protein MTNPYLQGGFAPIAQEYTLTELAVTGSIPDYLDGRYLRNGPNPVGEIDPAFYHWFIGDGMVHGVRLRDGKAEWYRNRYVRGPQTAAALGEPPRPGRHGGPSGIGANTNVIGHAGRTLALIEGGISCYELTDELDTVGTCDFDGTLSGGYTAHPKRDPDTGELHAVSYAFNRGNSVQYSVIGTDGRARRTVDVEVTGSPMMHDFSLTENHVVFYDLPVTFDTRQVAQGAAPPGLRLPVRLIMSALIGRVRIPDPIMARLPMPKSSVRTMPYRWNPKYPARVGVMPREGGNADVRWFEVEPCYVFHPMNAYDEGDTVVLDVVRHPKMFDTEMRGPAEGLPTLERWTVDLADGKVRESRVDDRGQEFPRVDERLVGKRHRFGYAVSIGNGVVPDATLLKHDLVGGSTATRAFGDGKQLGEFVFHPKTAGAAEDDGVLMGFVYDSSTDTTELAILDAATLQDVGSIHLPHRVPAGFHGNWVPTGQ from the coding sequence ATGACCAATCCCTATCTGCAGGGCGGATTCGCGCCGATCGCGCAGGAGTACACCCTCACCGAGCTGGCGGTGACCGGGTCCATCCCGGACTACCTGGACGGGCGCTACCTGCGCAACGGGCCCAACCCCGTCGGCGAAATCGACCCAGCGTTCTATCACTGGTTCATCGGTGACGGCATGGTCCACGGCGTGCGGCTTCGCGACGGCAAGGCCGAGTGGTATCGCAACCGTTACGTGCGGGGTCCGCAGACCGCGGCCGCGCTCGGCGAACCGCCGCGCCCCGGTCGGCATGGCGGGCCGTCCGGGATCGGCGCCAACACCAACGTGATCGGCCACGCCGGGCGAACCCTCGCGCTGATCGAGGGCGGAATCTCCTGCTACGAGCTGACCGACGAGCTGGACACCGTCGGCACCTGCGACTTCGACGGCACCCTGTCGGGCGGGTACACCGCGCATCCGAAACGCGACCCCGACACCGGTGAGCTGCATGCTGTTTCGTACGCGTTCAACCGCGGAAACAGCGTCCAGTACTCGGTGATCGGTACGGACGGCCGGGCGCGGCGCACCGTGGATGTTGAGGTCACCGGATCGCCGATGATGCACGACTTCTCGCTGACCGAGAACCACGTCGTCTTCTATGACCTGCCGGTCACGTTCGACACCCGCCAGGTCGCTCAGGGCGCAGCGCCACCGGGTCTGCGGCTACCGGTGCGGCTAATTATGTCGGCGCTGATCGGGCGGGTGCGCATCCCGGACCCGATCATGGCCCGGTTGCCGATGCCGAAGAGCAGCGTGCGCACCATGCCGTATCGGTGGAACCCGAAATACCCGGCGCGGGTGGGGGTTATGCCCCGTGAGGGGGGCAATGCCGATGTTCGGTGGTTCGAGGTAGAGCCCTGCTACGTGTTCCATCCGATGAATGCCTACGACGAAGGTGACACCGTCGTACTCGACGTGGTCCGGCACCCGAAGATGTTCGACACCGAGATGCGTGGCCCCGCCGAGGGCCTGCCCACGCTGGAGCGGTGGACCGTCGACCTAGCCGACGGCAAGGTCCGCGAATCCCGGGTGGACGACCGTGGTCAGGAGTTTCCCCGCGTTGACGAACGACTGGTCGGCAAGCGGCACCGGTTCGGCTACGCGGTCAGTATCGGCAACGGCGTGGTCCCCGACGCGACACTGCTCAAGCATGACCTGGTCGGCGGGTCGACAGCGACACGTGCATTCGGCGATGGAAAACAGTTAGGCGAGTTCGTCTTTCATCCGAAGACAGCGGGCGCGGCCGAAGATGACGGCGTCCTGATGGGATTCGTCTATGACAGCTCGACCGACACCACCGAACTGGCGATCCTGGATGCGGCCACGCTGCAGGATGTCGGGAGCATCCACCTACCGCACCGTGTTCCCGCCGGATTCCACGGCAACTGGGTGCCTACCGGGCAATAG